From one Plasmodium yoelii strain 17X genome assembly, chromosome: 12 genomic stretch:
- a CDS encoding autophagy-related protein 18, putative, which produces MVSLRLDNNRYIAFNQDYGCLCMANEKGFKIYNTNPFTQTYSRDLTDRNKNGLYIAEMLYRCNILAITGNKNDRKGKWAKNVLIIWDDRQMREIAKLTFSSNIIGVRLLREIIVVILEYKLCIYRLKDIILLETLNTTKNPSGLCCLSNIDKNIIIAYLSPIKGRVNIHIFEKNASENVHEELPYINFKTDLSIYAHDNPIGCINLSNDGKLLVTASTKGTIIRLFNTFDGSLLNEFRRGTKNAKILSLNISNDNNWLCLTSNRNTVHVFSIYKRNRPPRKVDIISKGKNIASHVMLNYEKESKNKKSSIKCLLPCHPYLNSDWSFSSYKIPGKKISSICAFVSDQNCIIVICSNGLIYKLRFNEHIGGEMLKISSHSFD; this is translated from the exons atggtaTCATTGAGATTagataataatagatatataGCTTTTAATCAAGATTATGGCTGTCTGTGTATGGCCAACGAAAAAGGATTTAAGATTTACAATACAAATCCTTTCACTCAAACGTATAGTAGAG atTTAACTGATCGGAATAAAAATGGGTTATACATAGCAGAAATGCTTTATCGTTGCAATATTTTAGCAATAACTGGAAACAAAAATGATAGAAAAGGAAAGTGGgcaaaaaatgttttaataatatgGGATGATAGACAAATGAGAGAAATAGCAAAATTGACATTTTCATCAAACATTATCGGTGTGAGATTATTAAGAGAAATAATTGTGGTcattttagaatataaattatgtatatacagattaaaagatataatattattagaaaCCCTGAATACAACAAAAAATCCATCAGGATTATGTTGCTTATCaaatattgataaaaatattattatagcATATTTGTCACCTATAAAAGGTCGAGttaatattcatatatttgaaaaaaatgctaGTGAAAATGTTCATGAAGAACTTccttatataaattttaaaaccGATTTAAGTATATATGCTCATGATAATCCAATTGGatgtataaatttaagtAATGATGGAAAATTATTAGTAACCGCTTCTACAAAAGGAACAATTATAAGATTATTTAATACTTTCGATGGAAGTTTATTAAACGAATTTAGAAGAGGTACtaaaaatgcaaaaatatTATCCTTAAATATcagtaatgataataattggTTGTGCTTAACTTCTAATAGAAATACTGTACAtgtattttctatatataaaagaaatagaCCCCCAAGAAAAGTAGATATCATATctaaaggaaaaaatatagctTCACATGTTATGctaaattatgaaaaagaatcaaaaaataaaaaatcctCTATTAAATGTTTATTACCTTGTCATCCGTACTTAAATAGTGATTGGAGTTTTTCATCATATAAAATCCCCgggaaaaaaatatcatcaaTTTGTGCATTTGTAAGCGAccaaaattgtattattgttatatgtTCAAATGGacttatttataaattgagaTTTAATGAGCATATAGGAGGAGAAATGCTTAAAATATCTTCCCATAGCTTTGATTAA
- a CDS encoding NLI interacting factor-like phosphatase, putative, translating to MDTNKVYLPKNITLPCKLKWAVDDNSMVSSNQIIAFIIETKNENINVQNDELINNNNNSQNTNQHNFDHSTNEQNNANKCINSIGTLNDENVKNKENEIYAENTKNDPNYQKIVNSQNNVINFILNSRNTREIKESNHIFLRCNNSGRINILKKNISPQKDEYVYIDNPNELLCEINDEECKHEIIFSGLCANCFMNQEEINKNKNEKYFLSPGFITNEKKLFINTDKAIDLEKERIQNIINNKKLCLVLDLDNTLLQASFCIHSVHIEKDVINITTDFDDDDFVQMYNHSRDENRPSDNNPENGEINIKTENGPLNDGKDCYKKLYNILNQGIEKDEINSEMLKFFFNTNKKKNNKLENDVYHDIKMSYEEYLSFLAKINTLNLLKYNGKYIHYEDLNDEAIKAKIKKFESSVLKTTVKYDKGLYTIYYKLRPGVIEFLQKMNQKYEIYLYTMGTIEHAKSCLFLLDPLKKFFGNRIFSRKDCTNGMKHLNRILPTYRSISICVDDSEYIWKETNSCIKVHAYNYFPEIQFLGDIKKKTYFLTKFFSMAQSYLNFSTDIYRFINFKCNEYEEIKKNYLNNIMINNIYTQNLSIPYLGPMGIQMEGPHGNMNNTIFVNNSNIVKNENTIENGNLSEENKDNISNGVNNIIDNTLSINFDEGNDENSNEMLIDLEKEFETDNENDSNLKRKSHNSNKINLVTDHELVNYSYPLDTTYANQIENTNESILNIQTNTSNIEEANNNAIFASLENDTSYLEGISGGKDMSEIQNNNLIFYLDQDNSFLNKPNDEHNIDMVHYSESTESLNNNTNISNEQNILADNLDQFYNKDENDDLDLNLDDDEDMLFLNDDILNNDLNKKTKKKKKNNSNDINKNDNASKIYTTKHPPLYDEQNMPNNINQTNYLQPKLKYISPEDEMIFKFISEKTFKKYENYVTHFLDNYFKERDFNNNYQIKKESQEPEKKIADSMISEITSQFKIKKEEPNNSSDMFEREKKYDGSDIHEMNNNHEEQIQKSRKGRKFCGEDLIEFQNVNKKKKTNLEYSNENNNANKSCANISNNKLNYNDGNEKYINEYYETFFIPKNLKENNFQDNDKQLYYLVTILDEIHYVFYKLFDDFKANKINEKNEDSKIYNYFLRYPIVRTILREFRKKILNNCTFNISHLPDDIQRSDFIDNIFKLGGFINNNNYSHMLTINNPLKTESAEKTKCSNLMLIERALYTWKFPDAKYYDMNTWKQPYRNFWDVLEYEEKN from the exons ATGGACACAAACAAAGTATATCTACCCAAAAATATAACGCTACCCTGTAAGTTAAAATGGGCGGTAGATGATAATTCTATGGTTAGTTCAAACCAAATAATTGCTTTTATTATTGAGACTAAAAATGAGAATATAAATGTTCAAAATGATGAGTtaataaacaataataataattcacaAAATACTAATCAACATAATTTTGATCACAGTACAAATGAACAGAATAATGCAAATAAATGTATTAACAGTATAGGCACtttaaatgatgaaaatgtgaaaaataaggaaaatgaaatatatgcCGAAAATACTAAAAATGATCCAAATTATCAGAAAATTGTAAATAGCCAAAATAATgtcataaattttatactAAATAGTAGAAACACGCGTGAGATTAAAGAGAGTAATCATATATTCTTACGATGTAATAATAGCGGtagaataaatattttaaaaaaaaatataagccCTCAAAAAGatgaatatgtatatattgaCAACCCTAATGAATTATTATGTGAAATTAATGATGAGGAATGTAAACatgaaataatattttcaggATTATGTGCAAATTGCTTTATGAATcaagaagaaataaataaaaataaaaatgaaaaatattttttatcaccTGGCTTTAtaacaaatgaaaaaaaattatttataaatacagATAAAGCTATTGATCTAGAAAAGGAAAGaatacaaaatattataaataataaaaaattatgtttaGTTTTAGATTTAGACAATACATTATTGCAAGCTTCTTTTTGTATTCATTCTGTTCATATTGAAAAAgatgtaataaatataacgACTGATTTTGATGACGACGATTTTGTACAAATGTATAACCACTCAAGAGATGAAAACCGACCTAGTGATAATAATCCTGAAAATggagaaataaatattaaaacagAGAATGGTCCATTAAACGATGGTAAAgattgttataaaaaattatataacatTCTAAATCAGGGAATagaaaaagatgaaataaattctgaaatgttaaaatttttttttaatacaaacaaaaaaaaaaacaataaactAGAAAATGATGTTTACcatgatataaaaatgagCTATGAAGAGTATCTTAGCTTTTTAGCTAAAATTAAtacattaaatttattaaaatataatggaaaatatatacattatgaaGATTTAAATGATGAAGCCATAAaagcaaaaataaaaaaattcgaATCATCAGTGTTAAAAACAACTGTAAAATACGACAAAGGattatatactatatattataaattaagaCCAGGTGTAATtgaatttttacaaaaaatgaatcaaaaatatgaaatatatttatatacaatgGGAACAATAGAGCATGCTAAATCatgcttatttttattagatccattaaaaaaattttttggTAATAGAATATTTTCAAGAAAAGATTGTACAAATGGAATGAAACATTTAAATCGAATTCTTCCAACATATCGAAGTATATCTATTTGTGTTGATGATAGTGAATATATTTGGAAAGAAACAAATTCGTGTATTAAAGTTCAtgcatataattattttcctGAAATTCAATTTTTAggagatataaaaaaaaaaacatattttttaacaaaatttttttctatGGCTCAATCATATTTAAACTTTTCAACAGATATTTatagatttattaattttaaatgcAATGAATATGAAGAAATcaaaaaaaactatttaaataacattatgataaataatatatatacacaaaatTTATCTATTCCTTATTTGGGTCCCATGGGTATACAAATGGAGGGCCCTCATggaaatatgaataatacgatatttgttaataattcgaatatagtaaaaaatgaaaatactATAGAAAATGGAAACCTTTCCGAAGAAAATAAAGACAATATATCTAATGGAGTCAATAATATTATCGATAATACCCTAAGTATAAACTTTGATGAGGGCAATGATGAAAATTCTAACGAGATGCTTATAGATTTGGAAAAGGAATTCGAAAcagataatgaaaatgattcaaatttaaaaagaaaatcaCATAATTCGAATAAAATAAACTTGGTAACTGATCACGAACTAGTTAATTATTCATATCCTCTTGATACCACATATGCTAACCAAATAGAAAATACTAATGAatcaattttaaatattcaaacAAATACAAGTAATATCGAAGAGGCTAATAATAATGCCATATTCGCATCATTGGAGAATGATACTAGCTATTTAGAAGGCATTTCAGGAGGTAAGGATATGTCTGAAATacaaaataacaatttaatTTTCTATCTAGATCAAGATAATTCCTTTTTAAATAAACCTAATGATGAACATAATATAGACATGGTACATTATTCTGAATCAACCGAgtcattaaataataatacaaacatatcgaatgaacaaaatatattagctGATAATTTAgatcaattttataataaagatgaaaatgatgatttGGATTTGAATTTAGATGATGATGAAGATATGCTTTTTCTAAATGATGATATACTAAATAACGATCTCaataaaaaaacgaaaaaaaaaaaaaaaaataacagtaatgatataaataaaaacgaTAATgcatcaaaaatatatacaactaAACACCCACCTTTATAtgatgaacaaaatatgccaaataatattaatcaAACTAATTATTTACAACcgaaattaaaatatatatctccAGAAGATGAAAtgatttttaaatttatatctgaaaaaacatttaaaaaatatgaaaattatgTAACACATTTTTTAGACAATTATTTTAAGGAGCGCGATTTTAATAACAATtaccaaattaaaaaagagtCACAAGAacctgaaaaaaaaattgcagATTCCATGATATCAGAAATTACTTCTCagtttaaaataaaaaaggaagaaCCAAACAATAGTAGTGATATGTTTgagagagaaaaaaaatatgatggaTCAGATATTCACGAAATGAATAATAATCATGAAGAACAAATTCAAAAATCAAGAAAAGGTAGAAAATTTTGTGGGGAAGATTTAATAGAATTTCAAAAtgtaaataagaaaaaaaaaactaatttAGAATATTCAAATGAAAACAATAACGCAAATAAAAGCTGTGCAAACATATCAAATAACAAATTAAACTATAACGAcggaaatgaaaaatatatcaacgAATATTatgaaacattttttattcccaaaaatttaaaggaaaataattttcagGACAATGATaaacaattatattatttagtaACTATACTAGACGAAATACATTATGTGTTTTATAAACTTTTTGATGACTTTAaagcaaataaaataaatgaaaaaaatgaagactcaaaaatatataattattttttacgaTATCCAATAGTTAGAACCATATTAAGGGAATTccgaaaaaaaattttaaaca ATTGTACGTTTAACATATCCCATTTACCTGATGACATACAAAGAAGCGATTTTATAGACAACATTTTTAAACTTGGAGggtttataaataataacaattacAGCCACATGTTGACAATAAATAACCCATTAAAAACTGAAAGTgcagaaaaaacaaaatgctCAAATTTAATGCTAATTGAAAGAGCTTTATATACTTGGAA ATTTCCTGATGCAAAATATTATGACATGAACACATGGAAACAGCCATACAGAAATTTCTGGGATGTCCTTGaatatgaagaaaaaaattaa
- a CDS encoding zinc finger protein, putative produces the protein MSVLPLFHICSSFQLNNCLDPKNIYENFVCSVCLDLCDTPVTTSCNHICCYKCMYYSLLHRRICPICKKIIKYDELKKISGKLKKEYEQLRIKCSLCNEEIRIKNQKKHFGVCKYKKCKNYILGCEYFDEKDKIEMHEEECEHRLINCSSCSNLFHYKNIVFVLSLKEKYELNIRNPYTYYSYYYNLLLNTNFNFFNYNYCINKNIHSNNYISRKIQIFKKLQYNLDHHLFSVNNKNNISLPINRNIPLNVCNHDIYDRTNNNNHTNNYDNNTGEHKIVGVENNINANNNSSNLHQGESNIPNTKFTSNRNTHTSVNNNANNFSLTTFLRNHADLESNIANGIGEANIEIVTNFGDSIGIRGFTDINCFNDDHHNYIDNTNFIRDYSDVERIGEKIYLCGEYYMREKNRHLEKSISNCSSEDSSNEESSAEEYLDILPLRKTYNFNEKNSKDTLIIIKELFQFDNINLSNIYVDNKDIFLCNKNCFINTIKNLKDELDKSLTLLYVSCCIGMPIMFSLGYMSFLTTKGFFKLSFLITTTFINFSRRIFNNLFK, from the exons atGAGCGTGCTCCCACTTTTTCACATTTGCTCATCCTTTCAACTAAATAATTGCTTAGATcccaaaaatatatatgaaa ACTTTGTTTGCTCTGTGTGCTTAGATTTATGCGATACCCCTGTAACAACTTCGTGCAATCACATATG CTGTTACAAATGTATGTATTATTCTCTGCTTCATAGAAGAATTTGTCCtatatgcaaaaaaataattaaatatgatgaattgaaaaaaatatcag gaaaattaaaaaaagaatatgaGCAGTTAAGAATAAAATGTTCTTTATGCAATGAAgaaataagaataaaaaatcaaaaaaaacacTTTGGTGtgtgtaaatataaaaaatgtaaaaattatatattaggaTGTGAATATTTTgatgaaaaagataaaatagaAATGCATGAAGAAGAGTGTGAACATAGATTAATAAATTGTTCAAGTTGTTCTAATCTgtttcattataaaaatatagtttttgtattatcattaaaagagaaatatGAACTTAATATAAGAAAtccatatacatattattcgtattattataatttattattaaatacaaattttaatttttttaattataattactgtataaataaaaatatacatagtaataattatatatcgagaaaaattcaaatttttaaaaaacttCAATATAATTTAGATCACCATTTATTTTctgttaataataaaaataatatatctcTCCCAATAAACAGAAATATTCCTTTGAATGTTTGTAACCATGATATATATGATAGAACTAACAATAACAATCACACAAATAATTATGACAATAATACTGGTGAACATAAAATAGTTGGtgtagaaaataatataaatgcaaataataattcatcGAATTTACATCAAGGGGAATCAAATATACCAAATACAAAATTTACAAGCAATAGGAATACTCACACATCCGTTAATAATAATGCTAACAATTTTTCTCTAACCACATTCTTGCGAAATCATGCAGATTTAGAATCGAATATAGCAAATGGTATTGGTGAAGCTAACATTGAGATAGTAACCAATTTTGGTGATTCAATTGGCATTCGCGGATTCACTGATATTAACTGTTTTAATGATGATCATCATAATTACATAGACAATACTAATTTTATTAGGGATTATAGTGATGTAGAACGGATaggggaaaaaatatatctctGTGGAGAATATTATATGCGCGAAAAAAATAGACACTTAGAAAAATCTATTTCAAATTGCTCTTCAGAAGATAGTAGTAATGAAGAGTCAAGTGCTGAAGAATATTTAGATATATTACCATTAAGAAAAACATACAATTTtaacgaaaaaaatagtaaagatacactaataataataaaagaattattccaatttgataatattaatttgagTAACATTTATGTtgataataaagatatatttctttgtaataaaaactgttttattaatacaaTTAAAAATCTTAAAGATGAATTAGATAAATCTCTAACTCTATTATATGTTTCGTGTTGTATTGGAATGCCTATAATGTTTTCACTTGGATATATGAGCTTTCTTACAACTAAGGGTTTTTTTAAACTTTCCTTTTTGATAACTACTACTTTCATCAATTTTTCGCGTagaattttcaataatttattcaaataa
- a CDS encoding GMP synthase [glutamine-hydrolyzing], putative — protein sequence MEGDNYDMILVLNFGSQYFHLIVKRLNNIKIYSETKDYNVDLKDIKNLNIKGVILSGSPHSVNAENGPHIKKEVLNYFIENKIPIFGICYGMQEIAFHMNGKVGKSKNSEHGSTEVTLISNDYKNNESYKNYKLLEKDSNCLLFDGIKNTNNMNVWMNHTEEVIEIPENYYLVNSSENCFICAFYNKENNIYGVQYHPEVYETVDGDQMFYNFAYKICKCTKTFDPIKYHEVEFNNIKKHAHDHYVIAAMSGGIDSTVAAAMTHKIFKDRFYGIFIDNGLLRKNEGEKVYTFIKSTFPDMNITKIDASENFLNQLKGVTDPEQKRKIIGKLFIEEFEKAVYSMDIDIEKTYLLQGTLYPDIIESKCSKNLSDTIKTHHNVGGLPKNLKFKLFEPFKFLFKDDVKKLSQELNLPKELTNRHPFPGPGLAIRVIGEIDKHKLDILREVDDIFINSLKEYNLYDDIGQAFAVIFSSKSVGVRGDARSYDHICALRAVKTTSFMTASYYKIPHDILEKITTRILSNVKGVNRILYDISSKPPSTIEFE from the coding sequence atgGAAGGAGACAACTATGATATGATATTAGTTTTAAACTTTGGATCTCAGTATTTCCATTTAATCGTCAAACGattgaataatataaaaatatacagtGAAACAAAAGATTATAATGTTGATTTAaaagatattaaaaatttaaatataaaggGAGTTATACTTTCAGGAAGTCCACATTCAGTTAATGCAGAAAATGGCcctcatataaaaaaagaagtattaaattattttatagaaaataaaattcctATATTTGGTATATGTTATGGTATGCAAGAAATAGCTTTCCATATGAATGGAAAAGTTGGTAAATCTAAAAATTCTGAACATGGAAGTACTGAAGTAACATTaatatcaaatgattataaaaataatgaatcaTATaagaattataaattattagaaaAGGATTCTAATTGTTTGTTATTTGATGGTATAAAAAATACGAATAATATGAATGTATGGATGAATCATACAGAAGAGGTAATTGAAATTCctgaaaattattatttggtAAATTCAAGTgaaaattgttttatttgtgcattttataataaagaaaataacatATATGGTGTTCAATATCATCCAGAAGTATATGAAACAGTAGATGGAGATCAGatgttttataattttgcatataaaatatgtaaatgtACTAAAACATTTGATCCTATAAAGTATCATGAAGttgaatttaataatattaaaaagcaTGCACATGATCATTATGTAATTGCTGCTATGTCAGGAGGAATTGATAGCACAGTTGCTGCTGCAATGacacataaaatatttaaagatCGTTTTTATGGAATTTTTATTGATAATGGATTATTACGAAAAAATGAAGGAGAAAAAgtttatacatttataaaaagtACATTTCCAGATAtgaatataacaaaaattgATGCCTCCGAAAATTTCTTAAATCAATTAAAAGGTGTTACAGATCCAGaacaaaaaaggaaaataatcGGAAAATTATTCATAGAAGAATTTGAAAAAGCAGTATATAGTATGGATATAGACAttgaaaaaacatatttattacaaGGAACATTATATCCTGATATTATAGAAAGTAAATGCTCGAAAAATTTATCAGATACTATTAAAACCCATCATAATGTAGGAGGGTTaccaaaaaatttaaaattcaaattatttgaaccatttaaatttttatttaaagatgatgttaaaaaattatcacaAGAATTAAACTTACCCAAAGAATTAACAAATAGACACCCATTCCCTGGACCTGGTTTAGCAATACGAGTTATTGGAGAAATTGATAAACATAAATTAGATATTTTAAGAGAAGTagatgatatatttataaattcttTAAAAGAATATAATCTATATGATGATATAGGACAAGCATTTGCCGTCATATTTTCGTCAAAATCAGTAGGAGTAAGAGGAGATGCACGATCCTATGATCATATTTGTGCATTAAGAGCCGTAAAAACAACATCATTTATGACAGCAAGTTATTATAAAATCCCCCAtgatattttagaaaaaataactaCTCGTATATTGAGTAACGTCAAGGGAGTTAACAGAATACTTTATGATATTTCTTCTAAACCTCCATCCACAATAGAATTtgagtaa